The following coding sequences lie in one Synechococcus sp. PCC 7336 genomic window:
- a CDS encoding septal ring lytic transglycosylase RlpA family protein — protein sequence MTRLHPIGLATLAIALLATLIPSATATPIQQGTASWYGTQYSGRPTASGEPFNPNALTAAHPQLPFGSEVKVTHQQTGQAIEVRINDRMPPHSDRIIDLSRAAAEAIGILRAGLGPVQLELLD from the coding sequence ATGACTCGCCTCCATCCCATCGGCCTCGCCACCCTTGCGATCGCCCTGCTCGCGACTCTAATCCCCTCAGCGACAGCGACCCCCATCCAACAGGGCACAGCCTCCTGGTATGGCACACAATACAGCGGTCGCCCCACCGCCAGCGGCGAACCCTTCAACCCCAACGCCCTCACTGCCGCCCATCCCCAACTCCCCTTCGGTAGCGAAGTCAAAGTCACCCACCAACAAACCGGACAGGCGATCGAAGTTCGCATCAACGATCGCATGCCCCCCCACAGCGATCGCATCATCGACCTCTCTAGAGCCGCTGCCGAAGCGATTGGTATCCTTCGCGCCGGCCTCGGTCCTGTCCAGCTCGAACTACTGGACTAG
- a CDS encoding S-layer homology domain-containing protein, producing the protein MNSVFPLRRSTLLGTALALGALACSTGEVAAIDFRDTSGHWAEPYIDILSDMGILGGFPDGTFRPNERVTRAQFATIANQVFQRQAAAGSVPSSAAPFLDVPRSHWASANIAAANASGLVAGFPDGSFQPDLNVTRAQSLVVMVNGLQVPTVPVAETNGLLSQYRDGAVVPAWAASSLATAAQLNLPANYPDPALLAPNRSASRAEVAAFAYQTLVSQGAIAPLASFAPTGPTAVAQLPPRANSPQSRSNNPQFDLQVSSGLAAGTRFPSATLAAERLFLDPDETRPFSIFAFDSVRNDRSEIAIPYGARIDGRFESAPGGVRFVAETIAIDNQIYPFAAQSSILHDVKDPRQTGTVQVVQDAAIGAAVGAVLAGVAGDRAIATEEVLAGGVAGAAIGNITAPRVVVIDPEDPIELRLTQGFEGAFQ; encoded by the coding sequence ATGAACTCTGTATTCCCACTTCGACGCTCCACCTTATTGGGTACGGCCCTCGCCCTCGGAGCACTGGCCTGCAGTACTGGCGAAGTTGCGGCGATCGACTTTCGCGATACCAGCGGCCACTGGGCCGAGCCCTACATCGATATCCTGTCCGATATGGGTATTCTGGGGGGCTTTCCCGATGGCACGTTTCGACCGAACGAGCGGGTGACGCGGGCCCAATTTGCCACGATCGCCAACCAAGTGTTTCAACGACAGGCGGCTGCAGGCTCTGTTCCCTCGAGCGCGGCTCCCTTTCTAGATGTGCCCCGCAGCCACTGGGCGAGCGCCAATATTGCTGCCGCCAACGCCAGCGGACTGGTGGCAGGCTTTCCCGATGGCAGCTTTCAACCCGATCTCAACGTGACGCGGGCTCAGTCGCTAGTCGTTATGGTGAATGGCCTGCAAGTGCCGACCGTGCCCGTTGCCGAAACCAATGGTCTGTTGAGTCAATATCGCGACGGTGCTGTCGTCCCGGCCTGGGCAGCGAGTTCCCTCGCCACCGCCGCCCAGTTGAATTTGCCCGCCAACTATCCCGATCCCGCCCTACTGGCCCCCAACCGATCGGCCTCCCGCGCAGAAGTGGCGGCCTTTGCCTATCAGACGCTGGTCAGCCAAGGGGCGATCGCCCCCCTCGCCAGTTTCGCCCCTACTGGGCCAACAGCCGTCGCACAGCTCCCCCCTCGTGCAAACAGTCCCCAGTCCCGCTCCAACAATCCTCAATTCGATCTACAAGTGTCTTCGGGACTGGCGGCAGGTACCCGTTTCCCCAGTGCCACGCTGGCAGCAGAGCGCCTCTTCCTCGATCCTGACGAAACCCGTCCCTTCTCCATCTTTGCCTTCGATAGCGTGCGCAACGATCGCAGCGAGATTGCCATTCCCTACGGGGCTCGCATTGACGGTCGGTTCGAGTCAGCCCCTGGCGGCGTGAGGTTTGTGGCCGAGACGATCGCGATCGATAACCAGATTTATCCCTTTGCGGCTCAATCCAGCATCCTGCACGATGTCAAAGACCCGCGTCAAACCGGCACAGTGCAGGTGGTTCAAGATGCTGCCATTGGTGCTGCGGTGGGAGCGGTCCTGGCGGGGGTGGCGGGCGATCGCGCCATTGCCACCGAAGAAGTGTTGGCGGGGGGAGTTGCCGGAGCGGCGATCGGCAACATTACTGCTCCCCGCGTGGTGGTCATCGATCCCGAAGACCCCATCGAGTTGCGTCTCACGCAAGGGTTTGAGGGCGCATTTCAATAG
- a CDS encoding Uma2 family endonuclease: MNALTVNLKPVLELSDDQFYDLCRANPDIKFERNPQGELIIMPPTGGETGKVNIEIAADFVIWNRQAKLGTLFDSSTGFKLPNGADRSPDVAWVCQERWDALTPQQREKFPPLAPDFVLELLSPSDRLPTIRAKLQEYIDSGVQLGWLLDRHSRTVEIYRPDRAVEVLQSPDRLSGEDILPGFVLNLDWVWSRDPCND, from the coding sequence ATGAACGCTCTCACCGTGAATCTCAAGCCCGTTTTAGAACTGTCAGACGATCAGTTCTACGATCTCTGTCGGGCGAATCCAGATATCAAGTTCGAGCGCAATCCCCAAGGAGAACTGATTATCATGCCGCCAACGGGTGGAGAAACCGGCAAGGTCAACATTGAAATTGCTGCTGACTTCGTCATCTGGAATCGTCAAGCGAAACTCGGCACGCTCTTCGACTCTTCCACAGGTTTCAAACTGCCCAATGGTGCAGACCGCTCCCCCGACGTAGCCTGGGTCTGTCAGGAGCGTTGGGATGCACTGACCCCCCAACAGCGAGAAAAATTCCCTCCCCTTGCCCCAGACTTCGTCTTAGAACTGCTCTCGCCCAGCGATCGCCTCCCAACCATTCGAGCCAAACTGCAAGAGTATATCGACAGCGGCGTGCAACTGGGCTGGCTGCTCGATCGCCACAGTCGCACTGTGGAAATCTATCGCCCCGATCGTGCAGTTGAGGTTTTGCAATCTCCCGATCGGCTTTCTGGTGAAGATATTTTGCCGGGTTTCGTCCTGAATTTAGACTGGGTCTGGTCGCGAGATCCCTGCAATGACTGA
- a CDS encoding microcompartments protein, which produces MGIELRSYVYIDSLQSQHAAYMGTVSVGFLPLPGDTSLWIEISPGIEINRITDVAVKAAVVRPGIQVVERLYGLLEIHASSQAEVRVAGEAILNALGVRRQDCLKPRLVSSQIIRNVDPHHAQLVNRTRRGNMLLTGQALYVMEVEPAAYAALAANEAEKAASINILQVSAVGSFGRLYLGGPEREIVAASRATVDAIENQSGRSTFSERRFE; this is translated from the coding sequence TTGGGAATTGAACTGCGCAGCTACGTCTACATTGACAGTCTGCAATCGCAACATGCCGCCTATATGGGCACCGTCTCCGTTGGTTTCTTGCCCCTTCCAGGCGACACCTCCCTCTGGATCGAAATCTCCCCCGGCATCGAAATCAATCGCATTACCGATGTAGCTGTCAAAGCCGCCGTCGTTCGCCCCGGCATCCAAGTGGTAGAACGCCTCTACGGCCTGCTCGAAATCCATGCCAGCAGTCAGGCAGAAGTGCGCGTCGCCGGAGAAGCCATCCTCAATGCTCTCGGCGTCCGCCGCCAAGACTGCCTCAAACCCCGCCTCGTCTCCAGCCAAATCATCCGCAACGTCGATCCCCACCACGCCCAACTGGTCAATCGCACCCGCCGAGGCAATATGTTACTGACCGGTCAAGCCCTCTATGTGATGGAAGTGGAACCCGCCGCTTACGCCGCCTTAGCGGCCAATGAAGCCGAAAAAGCCGCTTCCATCAACATCCTGCAGGTCTCCGCTGTCGGTAGCTTCGGTCGTCTTTACCTGGGCGGCCCCGAACGAGAAATTGTTGCGGCCTCGCGAGCCACTGTGGACGCCATTGAAAACCAATCGGGGCGATCGACCTTTAGCGAGCGCCGCTTCGAATAA
- a CDS encoding adenylate kinase: MKKVAVFGNSGGGKSTLSKRLATMTGLPLIALDLLKYRPGGGEVPDEEYKVAHNELLQQERWIVDGYGSLETVWTRLDVADTLIYLDMPVLRHYWWVTKRCLKGLVVPPEGWPEHSPLLQGTLNSYYTVWLCHKKLTPKYREYVNTAKQTKRVYHLQSPRDVEEFFQTVEAEIAP; this comes from the coding sequence GTGAAAAAAGTCGCTGTATTTGGCAATTCTGGAGGAGGAAAGTCGACTCTGAGCAAGCGTTTGGCGACAATGACAGGATTGCCTTTGATTGCTTTAGACCTGCTGAAGTACAGGCCCGGCGGTGGAGAAGTTCCCGACGAAGAGTATAAGGTAGCCCACAACGAACTCCTCCAGCAAGAGCGATGGATTGTTGATGGATACGGGTCATTAGAGACAGTCTGGACGCGACTAGACGTTGCAGATACCCTCATCTATCTAGATATGCCAGTTCTCCGACATTATTGGTGGGTCACTAAGCGATGCTTGAAAGGTCTGGTTGTTCCGCCCGAAGGTTGGCCCGAGCATAGCCCGCTGTTGCAAGGCACGCTAAATAGTTATTACACCGTTTGGCTGTGCCACAAGAAACTAACTCCTAAATACCGCGAGTATGTGAATACAGCAAAGCAAACGAAGAGGGTCTATCACCTTCAATCTCCTCGCGATGTGGAAGAGTTTTTCCAAACTGTTGAAGCGGAGATCGCACCTTGA
- a CDS encoding helix-turn-helix domain-containing protein, translated as MKRLLKQTDRRIVAVALDCGFNSHSHLSKQFRQFTGMTPKEPEFDDSALPSPPAPLPNLGEGRNGLKSFIYRSVPLPPKLRLTPRFGGGGGGVRGWGPDSCRTDVYSTIKPRCCSRQSV; from the coding sequence ATGAAGCGGTTGTTAAAACAAACCGATCGCCGCATTGTGGCAGTTGCTTTGGATTGTGGGTTTAACAGTCACAGCCATTTGAGCAAGCAGTTCCGACAATTTACAGGTATGACACCCAAGGAACCTGAGTTCGATGACTCTGCATTGCCCTCACCCCCAGCCCCTCTCCCAAATTTGGGAGAGGGGAGAAACGGCCTCAAGTCCTTCATCTACCGTTCTGTTCCCCTTCCCCCAAAATTACGGCTGACGCCACGCTTCGGCGGGGGGGGGGGAGGGGTTAGGGGATGGGGGCCAGACAGTTGTCGAACTGACGTTTATTCAACTATCAAACCCCGATGCTGCTCTCGACAGTCAGTCTAG
- a CDS encoding glucose-6-phosphate isomerase yields the protein MTAAQLWQRYREWLYFHPGLGLYLDISRVRFTDEFMASIAPKLVVAYDEMDQLEGGAIANPDEQRMVGHYWLRAPELAPTQEIAAGIEQTIADIEAFVERVHSGQIFPPTGGKFTDLLAIGIGGSALGPQFVSVALAPDRPPLAIHFIDNSDPDGIDRVLNQLDNRLSTTLVTVTSKSGGTPEPRNGMKEVKAAFANVGLDFAAHAVAITGENSKLEQLAQAEGWLATFPMDDWVGGRTSEFSAVGLVPAALQGVEIRAMLAGAKEMDEATRSRELKQNPAALLAACWYWTGDGKGQKDMVVLPYKDRLMLFSRYLQQLIMESLGKELDRAGNVVNQGIAVYGNKGSTDQHAYVQQLREGVNNFFATFIEVLEDRSQPAVELEPGITSGDYLTGFLLGTRKALHDKHRDSITIAIPRADARRVGALIALYERAVGFYASLININAYHQPGVEAGKKAAATVLELQQQVMQALAGSDGMSLEQLAAAVGGDEAIETCYQILRHLAANDRVRVLAGDWGQPESLKLSV from the coding sequence ATGACGGCAGCACAACTGTGGCAGCGCTATCGAGAGTGGCTCTATTTCCATCCTGGCTTGGGGCTTTATCTAGATATCAGTCGGGTGCGCTTTACTGACGAATTCATGGCTTCGATCGCCCCCAAACTGGTCGTTGCCTATGACGAGATGGACCAGTTGGAGGGGGGGGCGATCGCCAACCCCGACGAGCAACGCATGGTGGGCCATTACTGGTTGCGGGCTCCCGAGCTGGCCCCCACGCAAGAGATCGCCGCCGGCATCGAGCAAACCATCGCCGATATCGAAGCTTTTGTCGAACGGGTTCATAGCGGCCAGATCTTTCCCCCTACGGGCGGCAAGTTTACAGATTTACTCGCGATCGGGATTGGCGGTTCTGCCCTCGGCCCTCAATTCGTCTCAGTGGCTCTGGCTCCCGATCGCCCTCCTCTCGCTATTCATTTCATCGACAACAGCGACCCCGATGGCATCGATCGCGTCTTGAACCAATTAGACAATCGTCTGAGCACCACCCTCGTGACGGTCACCTCCAAGTCCGGCGGCACCCCCGAGCCCCGCAACGGCATGAAAGAGGTCAAGGCCGCGTTTGCCAATGTCGGTTTGGACTTCGCCGCCCATGCAGTTGCCATTACGGGCGAAAACAGCAAGCTAGAACAATTGGCCCAGGCTGAAGGGTGGTTGGCCACCTTCCCGATGGATGATTGGGTGGGGGGACGCACCTCTGAGTTTTCGGCAGTGGGTCTGGTGCCGGCGGCGCTGCAGGGGGTCGAGATTCGGGCCATGCTGGCAGGGGCCAAAGAAATGGACGAGGCCACCCGCAGTCGCGAGTTAAAGCAGAATCCAGCAGCGTTGTTAGCGGCCTGTTGGTATTGGACGGGGGACGGCAAGGGTCAGAAGGACATGGTGGTATTGCCCTACAAAGATCGTCTGATGCTGTTTAGCCGTTACTTGCAGCAGCTAATTATGGAGTCGCTGGGCAAGGAACTGGATCGAGCGGGCAATGTTGTCAATCAAGGGATTGCCGTTTATGGCAATAAGGGCTCGACCGACCAGCATGCTTACGTGCAGCAGTTGCGGGAGGGGGTGAATAACTTTTTTGCCACCTTCATCGAGGTACTGGAGGATCGCAGCCAGCCTGCGGTGGAGTTGGAGCCAGGGATCACTTCGGGAGATTATTTGACAGGCTTTTTGTTAGGCACCCGCAAAGCACTGCACGACAAGCATCGCGATTCCATTACAATCGCCATTCCTCGTGCCGATGCTCGCAGGGTGGGAGCTCTGATTGCCCTCTACGAGCGGGCGGTGGGGTTCTATGCCTCGTTGATCAATATCAATGCCTACCACCAGCCGGGTGTGGAGGCGGGGAAAAAGGCGGCGGCGACGGTGTTGGAGTTGCAGCAGCAGGTGATGCAGGCGCTGGCTGGCAGTGACGGGATGAGTTTGGAGCAGTTGGCGGCGGCTGTGGGTGGGGATGAGGCGATCGAAACTTGCTATCAGATTTTGCGGCACTTGGCTGCGAACGATCGCGTCCGAGTGTTGGCGGGCGATTGGGGGCAGCCGGAGAGTTTAAAGCTGTCGGTGTAG
- a CDS encoding DUF2470 domain-containing protein has protein sequence MADPITPAISDRICQHMNDDHAEAIALYATVYGGVANVSAAHLEAIDPQGMDITATVNGRATSVRVAFDRQLKDSEDAHQTLIAMVRQARTQGTAG, from the coding sequence ATGGCCGACCCCATCACCCCCGCAATTAGCGATCGCATCTGCCAACACATGAACGACGATCACGCCGAGGCGATCGCCCTCTACGCCACCGTCTACGGCGGTGTTGCTAATGTGAGTGCCGCCCACTTAGAGGCGATCGATCCTCAGGGGATGGACATCACCGCCACCGTCAACGGCAGGGCCACCTCAGTACGGGTGGCGTTCGATCGCCAGTTGAAAGACTCTGAAGACGCCCACCAAACTCTGATTGCGATGGTGCGTCAAGCCAGAACGCAAGGAACTGCTGGGTAA
- a CDS encoding heme oxygenase (biliverdin-producing) yields the protein MSHQLATLLREGTKESHTMAENVGFIKSFLAGVVEKRSYRKLVGNFYFIYAAIEAEFERHRDHPVLSKLYFPELWREGTLEEDLAFYYGQNWRDEVKPSPACVEYLDCIKKVSDEQPELLVAHAYTRYLGDLSGGQILKNIAKRAMGLEDGRGLNFYEFEAIPNPGPFKNKYRAAMDSLPVSEAMAQKIVAEANHSFHLNMKLFKELEGNWFLSLLRITWSTLVSRLQGMFAKKSKPASQAS from the coding sequence GTGAGTCATCAACTAGCAACCCTCTTGCGGGAAGGGACGAAGGAGTCCCATACGATGGCGGAAAACGTCGGATTTATCAAGAGTTTTTTAGCTGGCGTTGTCGAGAAAAGATCTTATCGCAAGCTGGTTGGGAATTTTTATTTCATTTACGCCGCGATCGAGGCTGAATTCGAGCGCCATCGCGATCACCCCGTCCTCAGTAAGCTCTACTTTCCCGAGCTGTGGCGAGAAGGCACCTTGGAAGAAGATTTGGCCTTCTACTACGGCCAAAACTGGCGCGACGAAGTCAAGCCTTCTCCCGCTTGCGTCGAGTATCTAGACTGCATTAAGAAAGTGTCGGACGAGCAGCCCGAATTGCTAGTGGCTCACGCTTACACTCGCTATCTGGGCGATTTGTCTGGCGGTCAGATCCTCAAAAATATTGCCAAGCGCGCCATGGGTTTGGAAGATGGACGCGGCTTGAATTTCTACGAGTTTGAGGCGATTCCCAATCCCGGTCCGTTTAAGAACAAGTACCGTGCGGCAATGGATAGTTTGCCGGTCAGCGAGGCAATGGCCCAGAAAATTGTGGCTGAAGCCAACCACAGCTTCCACCTCAACATGAAGCTGTTTAAAGAGCTCGAGGGGAACTGGTTCCTCAGCCTCCTGCGCATCACCTGGAGCACTCTGGTGAGTCGTCTGCAAGGGATGTTTGCGAAGAAGAGCAAGCCTGCGTCTCAAGCGAGCTAG
- a CDS encoding PCP reductase family protein: MSEFDDLLEWTDEAQEKFRKIPFFVRTQARQRIEALARKRDVDIVTAELVEEARQESGQ, from the coding sequence TTGAGCGAATTTGACGACCTCCTAGAGTGGACGGACGAAGCCCAGGAAAAGTTTCGGAAAATCCCCTTTTTCGTGCGCACTCAAGCGCGGCAGCGCATTGAAGCCCTCGCCCGCAAGCGCGATGTGGATATTGTCACCGCCGAGCTCGTGGAAGAAGCGCGTCAAGAATCTGGGCAATAA
- a CDS encoding DUF3352 domain-containing protein: protein MQPRSLLKGFAAASTAVVVLLTVAAIWLLRLSPLGLLHQSATLPEIVQLVPRQSIGFVALAAPLPRLERLRRFATPLGDRRRARREWQRYFSAAGQGPLAEFLQAAQVDFDREILPWLGDESLVMGLEASSERPDYAIALSTRDLDRSNFLLNLLWQRQYLQRATDPIETYKGVQILTVTDGDRSWAVAAVGDRYVLFATSARGVREAIDSWQVPRLSIVSNPQYRATVAQLEGDRVGLAYLNLAAIAQATDFWPAWNTPNGPLSGLALGLGIERQGLVLETSLHATVPKTIAPRDKTENSSLSTFSALPDNTLAAVIGYDLQQAWRSLQYSFDASPLPNPLVQSLAPLEAETQLDWQQDLFSWMRQAFAIALLPSGNHYTWLLAADIDRANPAAIAAFEAKLRDLGIQPISVPLSNSKWGEAIAWVPVPDFEGESDSSSREATSNAATAIAYRLQRGNTVYLSPSLSAIEQALSRPSLSRSPEFKSLARSLPRSDRGYLYARGAELARQKPNWEEAIAPIPFTDRLEAVLLALAETAIAPEASEVVPLKTGAVPVVQNAKIVIKPN, encoded by the coding sequence ATGCAGCCCCGATCGCTCCTGAAAGGTTTTGCCGCAGCGAGTACCGCTGTGGTGGTGCTGCTGACCGTTGCTGCAATCTGGTTGTTGCGTTTGAGCCCCTTGGGATTGCTGCACCAGTCAGCCACCCTGCCCGAGATCGTGCAGTTGGTCCCCCGTCAGTCGATCGGGTTTGTAGCCCTGGCTGCGCCGCTGCCGCGTTTGGAGCGATTGCGCCGGTTTGCCACCCCTTTGGGCGATCGCCGTCGCGCCCGTCGCGAATGGCAGCGCTACTTCTCCGCTGCAGGCCAGGGACCACTGGCTGAATTTTTGCAGGCGGCGCAGGTGGATTTCGATCGCGAAATTCTGCCTTGGCTCGGAGATGAATCGTTAGTCATGGGACTTGAGGCTAGCTCGGAGCGCCCTGACTATGCGATCGCCCTGTCCACCCGGGATCTCGATCGGTCCAATTTCCTGCTCAATCTCCTATGGCAGCGCCAATATCTCCAACGGGCAACGGACCCGATTGAAACTTATAAGGGCGTTCAGATCTTGACGGTGACTGACGGAGACCGGTCGTGGGCAGTCGCCGCAGTGGGCGATCGCTATGTACTATTTGCCACTTCAGCTCGGGGGGTGCGCGAGGCGATCGACAGTTGGCAAGTGCCCCGTTTATCCATTGTCAGTAACCCTCAATATCGAGCCACCGTGGCCCAGTTAGAGGGCGATCGGGTGGGGTTGGCCTATCTCAACCTAGCGGCGATCGCCCAAGCCACCGATTTCTGGCCCGCATGGAATACGCCGAATGGCCCACTGAGCGGATTGGCCTTGGGGCTGGGTATCGAACGGCAAGGGCTAGTTCTCGAAACCTCCCTTCACGCTACAGTTCCAAAGACAATTGCGCCTCGCGACAAAACCGAGAACTCCTCGCTCTCGACATTTTCGGCCTTGCCCGACAATACTCTGGCTGCTGTAATCGGATACGACTTACAACAGGCTTGGCGATCGCTGCAATACAGTTTTGACGCTAGCCCCCTGCCCAATCCTCTGGTCCAGAGTCTTGCCCCTCTAGAAGCCGAGACCCAGCTCGATTGGCAGCAGGATCTGTTTAGCTGGATGCGTCAAGCGTTTGCGATCGCCCTTTTACCCAGCGGCAACCATTACACCTGGCTGCTCGCCGCCGATATCGATCGGGCCAACCCTGCCGCGATCGCGGCCTTCGAGGCAAAATTGCGCGATTTGGGCATTCAGCCGATCTCTGTACCGCTGAGCAACTCCAAATGGGGAGAGGCGATCGCCTGGGTACCCGTGCCAGATTTCGAGGGAGAGTCCGACTCATCCTCTAGAGAGGCAACGTCGAATGCCGCAACTGCGATCGCCTATCGCTTGCAGCGGGGCAATACGGTCTATCTCTCGCCATCCCTCAGCGCGATCGAGCAGGCCCTCTCTCGCCCTTCTTTAAGCCGCAGCCCCGAATTTAAATCATTGGCTCGCAGCCTTCCCCGCAGCGATCGCGGCTATCTCTACGCTCGCGGGGCGGAGCTGGCTAGACAGAAACCGAACTGGGAAGAGGCGATCGCGCCGATTCCCTTTACCGATCGCCTAGAAGCGGTGCTGCTGGCTCTGGCCGAAACGGCGATCGCTCCCGAAGCCTCGGAGGTTGTTCCCCTCAAAACGGGTGCTGTGCCAGTTGTGCAAAATGCCAAAATAGTTATAAAACCGAACTAA
- a CDS encoding citrate synthase, with amino-acid sequence MSEGAYKPGLEGVPATRSNISFIDGNQGILEYRGIGIEQLTAHSTFIETAYLLIFGALPTASELKEFDETIRIHRRVKYRIRDMIKCFPESGHPMDALQTCVAGLGLFYPISDFNDDYVHGTVVRLLAKFPTLVAAFHQMRQGNDPIDPRDDLDHASNFLYMMTGRVPKPWEARIFDVCLILHAEHTVNASTFSTLVTSSTLADPYTAIAAAVGTLSGSLHGGANEQVMQMLRKIGTVANARPYVEESLARKERIMGVGHRVYKIKDPRAEVLHKLAEDLFDRLGHDKTYDIAIEVEAVCEELLGAKGIYPNVDFYSGLVYTKLGIPEDVFTPVFAIARVAGWLAHWREQLSNNRLFRPTQEYTGERNVDYVPLSERGE; translated from the coding sequence ATGTCAGAAGGCGCTTACAAACCCGGTTTAGAAGGCGTTCCCGCAACTCGCTCCAACATTAGCTTTATTGACGGGAATCAGGGCATTCTCGAATATCGCGGCATCGGCATCGAGCAGCTCACCGCCCACAGCACATTTATTGAAACAGCTTATCTGCTGATCTTTGGCGCATTGCCCACAGCCTCAGAGCTGAAAGAGTTTGACGAAACCATCCGCATTCACCGCCGAGTTAAATATCGCATCCGCGACATGATCAAGTGCTTTCCCGAGTCGGGGCACCCGATGGATGCCCTGCAAACCTGCGTGGCCGGATTGGGATTGTTCTACCCCATCAGCGATTTTAACGACGACTACGTTCACGGCACGGTTGTGCGCCTCTTGGCTAAATTCCCCACCCTGGTGGCGGCGTTTCACCAAATGCGGCAGGGGAACGATCCCATCGACCCCCGCGACGATCTCGACCATGCCAGTAATTTTCTCTATATGATGACCGGTCGCGTCCCCAAACCTTGGGAAGCCCGCATCTTCGATGTCTGCCTGATTCTGCACGCCGAACATACGGTCAATGCGTCTACATTCTCTACGTTGGTGACCTCTTCGACGCTGGCCGATCCCTACACGGCGATCGCCGCTGCCGTCGGAACTCTTTCCGGTTCTCTGCACGGCGGTGCCAACGAACAGGTGATGCAAATGCTGCGTAAGATTGGCACCGTGGCAAACGCCCGCCCCTATGTGGAAGAAAGTCTAGCCCGCAAAGAGCGCATTATGGGGGTGGGGCACCGCGTCTACAAGATCAAAGATCCGCGTGCCGAGGTCTTGCACAAGCTAGCCGAAGACTTGTTCGATCGCCTCGGCCACGACAAAACTTACGACATTGCCATTGAGGTGGAAGCGGTTTGCGAAGAGTTATTGGGAGCCAAAGGCATCTACCCCAATGTGGACTTCTATTCCGGCTTGGTCTACACCAAATTAGGCATTCCCGAAGATGTTTTCACCCCCGTCTTCGCGATCGCGAGGGTGGCGGGTTGGCTGGCTCACTGGCGCGAACAGCTTTCAAACAACCGCTTATTCCGCCCCACGCAGGAATACACGGGCGAACGCAATGTCGATTACGTACCGCTATCCGAACGGGGGGAATGA
- a CDS encoding response regulator transcription factor, translated as MAIDVLILEAHPLVQLGLVRMLEEQAQFQIWAVADSANMALALLQRGLFEDRLPDVLLMSPAIPDIGRSLNFVRQLQQSNTRVRILALLDVGDAARSQAAALVNSGVQGCCLKSKPVSHILQALSAIASNTCWMDLELNDAQPSWGDRYRQAAPTFPHRSLQLSNRERQVLRELTAGKSNREIATTLAVAESTIKSHIVRILRKMGVRDRTQAAVCAMREGLV; from the coding sequence GTGGCCATCGATGTTCTGATTCTGGAAGCCCATCCCCTCGTTCAGTTGGGGTTGGTTCGCATGTTAGAAGAACAAGCACAATTTCAGATTTGGGCTGTGGCAGACTCGGCGAATATGGCGCTGGCTTTATTGCAGCGGGGCCTGTTTGAAGATCGCTTGCCGGATGTGTTGCTCATGAGTCCGGCGATACCGGATATTGGCCGCAGTCTCAATTTTGTCCGTCAATTGCAACAGTCCAATACGCGCGTACGCATCTTGGCATTATTGGACGTAGGCGATGCTGCCCGCTCGCAGGCGGCTGCTTTGGTGAACAGCGGCGTGCAGGGATGCTGTCTCAAATCCAAGCCTGTCTCCCATATTTTGCAAGCACTCTCTGCGATCGCCTCCAACACCTGTTGGATGGATCTAGAACTCAATGATGCTCAACCGAGTTGGGGCGATCGCTACCGCCAAGCGGCTCCGACCTTTCCCCATCGCTCGCTGCAACTGTCCAATCGCGAGCGCCAAGTGCTGCGGGAGTTAACTGCGGGCAAGAGCAATCGCGAAATTGCCACCACTCTAGCGGTCGCTGAAAGCACGATTAAGTCTCATATTGTGCGCATTCTGCGCAAAATGGGCGTCCGCGATCGCACTCAGGCAGCCGTGTGTGCAATGCGAGAAGGATTGGTTTGA